From a single Osmerus mordax isolate fOsmMor3 chromosome 6, fOsmMor3.pri, whole genome shotgun sequence genomic region:
- the stmn1b gene encoding stathmin 1b: MASSGDIQVKELDKRASGQAFEVILSPSDPKGESPFTPPQKKELSLEEIQRKLEAAEERRKNHEAEVLKHLAEKREHEKEVLQKAMEENNNFSKMAEEKLNQKMEANKENRTARMAALNEKFKEKDKKLEEVRKNKETKEEGDN, from the exons ATGGCGTCCTCTGGAG ATATCCAGGTGAAGGAGTTGGACAAGCGGGCTTCGGGCCAAGCCTTCGAGGTCATCCTGAGTCCGTCAGACCCCAAGGGGGAAAGCCCATTCACCCCTCCGCAGAAGAAGGAGTTGTCCCTGGAGGAGATCCAGCGAAAGCTGGAGGCCGCGGAGGAAAGACGCAAG AACCACGAGGCGGAGGTGCTGAAGCACCTGGCTGAGAAGCGCGAGCACGAGAAGGAGGTGCTCCAGAAGGCCATGGAGGAGAACAACAACTTCAGCAAGATGGCCGAGGAGAAGCTCAACCAGAAGATGGAGGCCAACAAGGAGAACCGCACGGCGAGGATGGCGGCGCTCAATGAGAAGTTCAAGGAGAAG GATAAGAAGCTCGAGGAGGTACGAAAGAACAAAGAAACAAAAGAAGAAGGCGATAACTGA